The following are encoded together in the Vibrio zhugei genome:
- the rbfA gene encoding 30S ribosome-binding factor RbfA, translating to MPKEFSRTQRVSQQLQKELAMILQREVRDSRIGMVTISDVEVSRDLSYAKVFVTFLCVGEQTPESCLKALREHEVHVRMMLGRRIRLRLTPEIRFQYDNTLVEGMRMSNLVSEVVSNDQRKQQESGSKEDEE from the coding sequence ATGCCAAAAGAATTTAGCCGTACTCAACGAGTGAGTCAGCAACTACAAAAAGAACTCGCGATGATTCTACAACGTGAAGTTCGCGATTCACGTATCGGAATGGTGACGATTTCTGATGTGGAAGTTTCACGAGATCTCTCCTACGCCAAAGTCTTCGTGACCTTTTTGTGTGTCGGAGAGCAAACCCCTGAATCGTGTTTGAAAGCGCTACGTGAACACGAAGTTCATGTTCGTATGATGCTTGGTCGTCGTATTCGTTTACGTTTGACCCCTGAAATTCGTTTTCAATACGACAATACCCTGGTTGAAGGGATGCGTATGTCTAACCTTGTCTCTGAAGTGGTCAGTAATGACCAACGCAAACAGCAAGAGTCAGGTAGCAAAGAGGACGAAGAGTAA
- the nlpI gene encoding lipoprotein NlpI, translating to MKWFRTLAVSVAMTLVAGCAHQSPPKTQWVYAPMAIPLQNSVKDEVQIARLSELLQRQDISDNVRSRMLNQRGNAYDNVGLQDLARLDFSQSIAINPKQPAVFNMLGVFYTGVNKHDAAYDAFDSALDLDPKNAFALRNRAVALYYGERPELGLEDMAKLAKLQPHDPFNALWVYFMQYEQDPQHAKKVLLNEYSVHNDQWGWNLVALTLGEVSEEQVLKSILDSTHDNELLAHRLTETYFYLGKRYQLQGRYAHALSLFKLAISLNVQEYVEYRYSFLELENIYKSLRQTKQ from the coding sequence GTGAAGTGGTTTCGTACCCTTGCTGTGAGCGTGGCAATGACATTGGTCGCTGGGTGTGCACATCAATCGCCCCCAAAGACTCAGTGGGTTTATGCACCGATGGCAATTCCATTACAGAATTCTGTCAAGGACGAAGTCCAGATCGCACGCTTAAGTGAATTGCTACAACGACAGGATATCAGTGATAACGTCAGATCGCGGATGTTGAACCAGCGTGGCAACGCTTATGACAATGTTGGACTACAAGATTTAGCAAGGTTGGATTTTTCCCAGTCCATAGCCATTAATCCTAAGCAGCCCGCGGTGTTTAATATGCTAGGTGTATTCTACACAGGGGTAAATAAGCACGATGCCGCTTATGATGCGTTTGATTCGGCGCTTGATCTCGATCCGAAGAATGCGTTCGCGTTACGTAATCGAGCGGTAGCCTTGTACTACGGTGAGCGTCCAGAGCTCGGATTAGAAGATATGGCGAAACTCGCCAAGTTACAGCCTCATGATCCCTTTAACGCGCTGTGGGTTTATTTCATGCAATATGAGCAAGATCCGCAACATGCGAAAAAAGTATTGCTCAACGAATACAGTGTCCACAATGATCAGTGGGGATGGAATCTTGTGGCATTGACCTTAGGTGAAGTGTCTGAAGAGCAGGTATTGAAGTCCATTCTCGATTCTACACATGATAATGAGTTATTGGCTCATCGCTTAACGGAAACGTATTTCTATCTAGGCAAACGTTATCAGCTGCAAGGACGTTATGCGCATGCCTTGTCATTATTTAAGTTAGCCATTTCATTGAATGTACAGGAATATGTTGAATATCGTTACTCCTTCTTGGAGCTAGAAAATATTTACAAATCGCTGCGACAAACTAAGCAATAA
- the rpsO gene encoding 30S ribosomal protein S15 produces MSLNAETKAAIVAEYAREEGDTGSPEVQVALLTASINHLQGHFKEHKGDHHSRRGLLRMVSRRRKLLDYLKGKNLARYHDLIKRLGLRR; encoded by the coding sequence ATGTCTCTGAATGCAGAAACTAAAGCAGCAATCGTTGCAGAATATGCACGTGAAGAAGGTGACACTGGTTCACCAGAAGTTCAAGTAGCACTACTTACTGCTTCAATCAACCACCTTCAAGGTCACTTTAAAGAGCACAAAGGCGATCACCACAGCCGTCGTGGTCTTCTACGCATGGTTTCTCGTCGTCGTAAACTTCTAGATTACCTTAAAGGTAAGAACCTAGCTCGTTACCACGACCTAATCAAACGTCTTGGCCTACGTCGCTAA
- the pnp gene encoding polyribonucleotide nucleotidyltransferase: MFEKPVVKTFEYGNHTVTLETGVIARQATAAVMATMDDTSVFVSVVGKKEAVEGQGFFPLTVNYQERTYAAGKIPGGFFKREGRPSESETLTARLIDRPIRPLFPEGFKNEVQVIATVVSVNPNVQPDIVTMLATSAALSISGMPFHGPIGAARVGHIDGQLVLNPSPSELESSRLDLVVSGTEGAVLMVESEADVLSEAEMLSAVVYGHEQQQTAIKAINEFAAEVGTPAWEWTAPEENATLKAQIAELAESRLIEAYQITEKMARYEQVNAIKADVTAAILAQDDSQDSEEIKKQLGSLEKNVVRSRIIAGEKRIDGREKDMVRALDVRTGVLPRTHGSALFTRGETQAMVTATLGTQRDAQIIDSLLGERKDNFLLHYNFPPYCVGETGFVGSPKRREIGHGRLAKRGIAAVMPSVDEFPYTVRVVSEITESNGSSSMASVCGTSLALMDAGVPIKSSVAGIAMGLVKEGDDFVVLSDILGDEDHLGDMDFKVAGTSEGVTALQMDIKIEGITQEIMQIALNQAQGARMHILTVMDQAISGARDDISEFAPRIHTMKISSEKIKDVIGKGGAVIRQLTEETGTTIEIEDDGTIKIAATDGEQAKDAIERIKALTAEVEVGKIYTGKVARLADFGAFVTILPGKDGLVHISQIADKRVEKVSDYLTEGQEVQVKVLEIDRQNRVRLSMKEAVEKPAEEASAAADNAQAE; the protein is encoded by the coding sequence ATGTTTGAAAAACCAGTAGTTAAAACGTTTGAATACGGTAATCATACCGTTACTTTAGAAACCGGTGTGATTGCACGTCAAGCAACCGCCGCAGTTATGGCAACAATGGATGATACCTCAGTCTTTGTTTCTGTTGTTGGTAAAAAAGAAGCCGTAGAAGGTCAGGGCTTTTTCCCTCTAACGGTTAACTACCAAGAGCGTACTTACGCTGCGGGTAAAATTCCAGGTGGCTTCTTCAAGCGTGAAGGTCGTCCATCGGAAAGTGAAACACTGACCGCTCGCCTGATTGACCGTCCTATCCGTCCTCTATTCCCTGAAGGTTTCAAAAACGAAGTGCAAGTAATTGCGACTGTTGTTTCTGTTAACCCGAACGTACAGCCGGATATCGTCACTATGCTTGCGACGTCTGCAGCGTTATCGATTTCAGGTATGCCTTTCCATGGCCCAATTGGTGCGGCACGTGTTGGTCACATCGATGGTCAATTGGTTCTGAACCCAAGCCCAAGTGAATTGGAATCTTCTCGTCTTGATCTTGTGGTATCAGGGACAGAAGGTGCGGTTCTGATGGTAGAATCGGAAGCGGATGTTCTATCAGAAGCCGAGATGTTATCTGCTGTCGTTTATGGTCACGAACAACAGCAAACGGCCATTAAGGCTATCAATGAATTTGCTGCTGAAGTGGGGACGCCTGCTTGGGAATGGACGGCGCCAGAAGAAAACGCCACATTGAAAGCACAGATTGCTGAACTTGCTGAATCTCGTTTGATTGAAGCGTATCAAATCACTGAGAAAATGGCTCGTTATGAACAAGTTAATGCCATTAAAGCTGACGTTACTGCCGCGATCTTGGCACAAGATGATTCTCAAGATAGCGAAGAGATCAAGAAACAGCTTGGTTCTTTAGAGAAGAACGTTGTACGTAGCCGTATTATCGCGGGTGAAAAACGTATCGATGGTCGTGAGAAAGACATGGTTCGTGCATTGGACGTTCGTACAGGCGTTCTACCTCGTACTCATGGTAGCGCACTATTTACTCGTGGCGAAACGCAGGCAATGGTAACCGCAACGTTGGGCACACAGCGTGACGCACAAATCATTGATAGCTTGTTAGGTGAGCGTAAAGATAACTTCTTACTTCACTATAACTTCCCTCCATACTGTGTGGGTGAAACCGGCTTTGTTGGTTCACCAAAACGTCGTGAAATCGGTCACGGTCGTCTTGCTAAGCGTGGTATTGCCGCGGTTATGCCATCCGTTGATGAATTCCCATACACAGTACGTGTTGTTTCTGAAATTACAGAATCTAATGGTTCATCCTCTATGGCGTCGGTATGTGGTACCTCATTGGCGTTGATGGATGCTGGTGTTCCAATTAAGTCTTCGGTTGCGGGTATCGCAATGGGTCTTGTTAAAGAAGGCGATGACTTTGTTGTTCTGTCTGACATTCTTGGTGATGAAGACCACCTAGGTGATATGGACTTTAAAGTGGCAGGAACGTCAGAAGGCGTGACTGCACTGCAGATGGATATCAAAATTGAAGGTATCACTCAAGAAATCATGCAAATTGCATTGAATCAAGCACAAGGTGCGCGTATGCATATCCTAACGGTTATGGATCAAGCCATCTCAGGTGCTCGTGATGATATCTCTGAATTTGCTCCACGCATTCATACCATGAAGATCAGCTCTGAGAAAATCAAAGACGTGATTGGTAAAGGTGGTGCAGTTATCCGCCAATTGACGGAAGAAACCGGTACAACCATCGAAATTGAAGATGACGGTACAATTAAAATTGCAGCGACTGACGGCGAACAAGCGAAAGACGCGATCGAACGTATTAAAGCGCTAACCGCGGAAGTGGAAGTCGGTAAAATCTATACTGGTAAAGTGGCTCGTCTAGCGGATTTCGGTGCGTTTGTTACGATTCTTCCAGGTAAAGATGGTCTGGTTCATATTTCTCAAATTGCTGACAAGCGAGTTGAAAAAGTGTCTGACTACCTGACTGAAGGTCAAGAAGTTCAAGTGAAAGTACTTGAAATTGACCGTCAGAACCGTGTTCGTCTAAGCATGAAAGAAGCGGTAGAGAAGCCAGCGGAAGAAGCATCAGCCGCAGCTGATAACGCTCAAGCTGAGTAA
- the truB gene encoding tRNA pseudouridine(55) synthase TruB translates to MARRRKGRAVNGVVLLDKPTGISSNDALQKVKRLFFAEKAGHTGALDPLATGMLPVCLGEATKFSQFLLDSDKRYRVIAKLGERTNTSDSDGEVVETRPVDVEKDTLLRQIETFKGESQQVPSMFSALKYQGRPLYEYAREGIDVPRESRTIHVYDIDLIRFEGDEVEMEVHCSKGTYIRTIVDDLGELLGCGAHVIYLRRTGVANYPYERMVTLEQLNELVEQAQSQEIAPKDLLDPLLLPMDTAVESLPAVYMTGEQIDKVQHGQSVIVANTPNDGMVRMLGGDDQLFLGVGQVTEPGNIAPKRLVVYTQSEE, encoded by the coding sequence ATGGCAAGACGACGCAAAGGCCGTGCTGTTAATGGCGTGGTGCTGTTAGATAAACCGACAGGTATCTCGTCCAATGATGCGTTACAGAAAGTAAAGCGCCTGTTTTTTGCCGAAAAAGCGGGCCATACGGGGGCGTTAGATCCGCTCGCAACCGGTATGTTGCCTGTGTGCTTAGGTGAAGCGACTAAGTTTTCGCAGTTTTTGCTTGATTCCGATAAGCGTTATCGTGTGATCGCTAAATTAGGTGAACGCACGAATACGTCTGATTCGGATGGCGAGGTGGTTGAAACTCGCCCTGTTGATGTTGAGAAAGACACGCTGTTGCGTCAAATCGAAACCTTTAAAGGGGAAAGTCAGCAGGTGCCTTCGATGTTTTCTGCGTTAAAATATCAAGGTCGCCCGTTATACGAGTACGCTCGTGAAGGGATCGACGTACCACGCGAATCCAGAACGATTCATGTCTATGATATCGATCTGATTCGTTTTGAAGGCGATGAAGTTGAAATGGAAGTGCATTGTTCTAAAGGCACTTACATTCGTACTATCGTTGATGATCTTGGTGAGCTTTTAGGGTGCGGTGCCCACGTAATCTATTTACGTCGTACTGGTGTCGCGAATTACCCTTATGAGCGCATGGTGACGTTAGAGCAACTGAACGAATTAGTTGAGCAAGCTCAGTCGCAAGAGATCGCCCCGAAAGACTTGTTGGATCCGTTGTTATTACCGATGGATACTGCCGTTGAAAGTTTGCCTGCTGTTTATATGACAGGAGAACAGATAGACAAGGTCCAACATGGTCAATCAGTCATCGTCGCTAATACGCCTAACGATGGTATGGTTCGTATGTTGGGAGGGGATGACCAGCTCTTCCTCGGAGTCGGGCAAGTGACGGAACCTGGCAACATCGCGCCTAAACGGTTAGTGGTTTACACACAAAGCGAAGAATAA
- a CDS encoding sensor domain-containing protein, producing MPEQTLSDNLQYGFTKLAASSTFFFAILDKNHQYHMVNERYAELSGLCAADLNQSNDSDTFGMSYYNALLPYYRLAFNGESSEGEVELSRHGYSTALHFSITPLTQEGEVQHILFQASDTSEQKQLLNSLHESENKFLALSTLISDGLLLVENNTILSANAKAVQLLGFNDTHYLLGERLSALFSLPNSNTPLPPSFLANAVSPRLCQTNFRCATQRPLSMSSTSTQLWGEQSYLVLLKETTIAKGEKTETHQPATHIHVDPLSGLVNRFGFTRRLEQFIHNETPLLMLYIDLDNFKSVNDSLGHHIGDKVIREISNRLKRILPKHGVLGHLGADEFAIICPNPEYAHAAEMLSDRVITLINQPFDLQYFSKRMSCSIGSVVYPDNGLNSRTLLQNADTAMFEAKERGRNRLVTYDSDMNKAARARLWLEIELQKALQKNGLDVWYQPKVDAKTLEINGAEALVRWKHPVEGYISPGSFIPVAEKSGLIDHLGRVIIREVFNTVKRWKTKNILPGRVAINLSPEQFGNHELLEFLERQLNSTGISPSCITFELTESAVMSNSQHTQEMLRAIKNMGFALSIDDFGTGYSSLAYLARFPIDELKIDRGFINDINQYPKQITVIENIINLGKSLNLELVAEGIETQEQATLLAELNCNTIQGFFYHRPQPKEEIEELFIQHHKRKHPPRQY from the coding sequence ATGCCTGAGCAAACATTATCGGACAATTTGCAATACGGATTTACAAAACTCGCAGCAAGCAGCACGTTCTTTTTTGCCATTTTAGACAAAAACCACCAATATCATATGGTGAATGAACGTTATGCTGAGCTATCAGGGTTATGTGCAGCAGATTTGAATCAATCAAACGATAGCGACACTTTCGGTATGTCGTACTATAACGCATTGCTTCCTTATTATCGCCTCGCGTTTAACGGTGAATCAAGTGAAGGAGAAGTGGAACTCTCTCGTCATGGATACTCCACCGCTCTGCATTTCTCCATTACCCCTTTAACGCAAGAGGGTGAAGTTCAGCATATTCTTTTTCAAGCCAGTGATACTTCCGAACAAAAACAACTTCTTAACTCATTGCATGAATCCGAGAATAAGTTCTTAGCTCTTTCGACATTGATCAGTGATGGACTGCTCCTCGTCGAAAATAATACGATATTATCCGCCAATGCCAAAGCGGTGCAGCTTCTTGGCTTCAATGACACTCACTACCTATTAGGTGAACGGCTCTCAGCTCTGTTTAGTCTGCCAAACTCAAATACTCCCTTACCGCCTTCTTTTTTAGCTAATGCCGTTTCTCCTAGACTGTGCCAAACCAACTTTCGCTGTGCAACACAACGTCCCCTCTCGATGTCATCCACCTCAACGCAACTTTGGGGGGAACAATCGTATCTTGTTCTGCTTAAAGAGACGACCATCGCCAAGGGAGAAAAAACGGAGACACATCAGCCAGCTACTCACATCCATGTCGACCCGTTAAGCGGGCTAGTTAATCGCTTTGGCTTTACACGACGTCTTGAGCAGTTCATTCATAACGAAACACCGTTATTGATGCTGTACATCGATTTGGACAACTTCAAGAGTGTCAATGATTCATTAGGTCACCATATCGGTGATAAAGTCATTCGCGAGATATCCAACCGACTTAAACGGATCCTTCCTAAGCATGGCGTACTTGGTCACTTAGGTGCCGATGAGTTTGCGATTATTTGCCCCAATCCAGAATATGCACACGCGGCAGAAATGCTCTCTGATCGTGTCATCACACTGATTAACCAGCCATTCGATCTGCAATATTTTAGTAAACGTATGTCTTGCTCCATAGGGAGTGTGGTGTATCCAGACAATGGACTGAACTCTCGCACGCTCTTACAAAATGCAGACACCGCCATGTTTGAAGCGAAAGAGCGCGGACGGAATCGACTGGTCACCTACGACTCAGATATGAATAAAGCCGCGAGAGCTCGCTTATGGTTAGAAATTGAACTTCAGAAAGCGCTGCAAAAAAACGGCCTCGATGTGTGGTATCAACCTAAAGTCGATGCCAAAACACTGGAGATCAATGGAGCAGAAGCTCTGGTTCGCTGGAAGCACCCAGTAGAAGGTTATATCAGTCCGGGATCGTTTATTCCGGTCGCGGAAAAGTCAGGGCTCATTGATCATCTGGGTAGAGTCATCATTCGTGAGGTGTTCAATACGGTCAAACGTTGGAAGACGAAAAACATTTTACCAGGACGGGTCGCCATCAATTTATCACCAGAACAATTTGGTAACCACGAACTGTTAGAGTTTCTTGAGCGCCAACTTAATTCTACGGGAATTTCTCCCAGTTGCATTACATTTGAACTGACTGAAAGCGCGGTAATGAGTAATAGTCAGCACACACAAGAAATGTTAAGGGCGATTAAAAATATGGGGTTTGCCTTATCTATTGATGATTTTGGGACCGGTTACTCTTCACTCGCTTATCTTGCACGCTTCCCCATTGATGAACTGAAAATAGATCGTGGTTTTATTAATGATATCAATCAATACCCCAAACAAATCACGGTCATCGAAAATATTATTAATTTAGGTAAGTCATTGAATTTAGAACTCGTGGCAGAAGGTATTGAAACTCAGGAACAAGCCACTCTGTTGGCTGAGTTAAACTGCAACACCATACAAGGCTTCTTTTATCACCGGCCTCAACCCAAAGAAGAAATTGAAGAGTTATTTATCCAACACCACAAAAGAAAGCACCCGCCCCGTCAATATTAA
- the infB gene encoding translation initiation factor IF-2, with product MTQLTVKALSEEIGTPVDRLLEQLAEAGMPKSSSDNVTDGEKQRLLSFLRKDPSDNVGTEPTRLTLQRKKRSTLSVNAGGGKSKNIQVEVRKKRTYVKRATIEDEAKREAEEAAKREAEEQAKRDAEAAAQREAEEKAKREAEEKAKREAEQMAKREAEAKAKTEREPQDQAKRTQTDEQKAQQEAVRLETEELKRRQEEEAQRKAEAEAQRQLEEARKLAAQNAERWSADEEKKGAMEEKTDYHLTTSTYAREAEDEADRREEGTVTRRAAKKKMSSRDDRQERNARSRSKGKGRKGRMNKPSSMQHGFDKTATVAKSEVVIGETIVVSELAQKMSVKGTEVIKTMMKMGAMATINQVIDQETAQLVAEEMGHKVILRKENELEEAILSDRDQSDVQSTEPRAPVVTIMGHVDHGKTSTLDYIRRTHVATGEAGGITQHIGAYHVKTETGMITFLDTPGHAAFTSMRARGAQATDIVVLVVAADDGVMPQTIEAVQHAKAAGVPLIVAVNKIDKDGANPDNVKNELAAYDVIPEEWGGENMFVHISAKQGTNIEQLLEAILLQAEVLELKSVSEGMASGVVIESRLDKGRGPVATVLVQSGTLNKGDIVLCGQEYGRVRAMRDELGEEITEAGPSIPVEILGLSGVPAAGDEATVVRDERKAREVANYRQGKFREVKLARQQKAKLENMFSNMTSGDVAELNIVLKADVQGSVEAIADSLRKLSTDEVKVNIVGSGVGGITETDAVLAAASNAIVVGFNVRADASARRTVETENLDLRYYSIIYQLIDEVKQAMSGMLAPEFQQQIIGLAQVRDVFKSPKIGSIAGCMVTEGVIKRNSPIRVLRENVVIYEGELESLRRFKDDVQEVKNGYECGIGVKNYNDVRVGDQIEVFETIEIKRTID from the coding sequence ATGACACAACTTACAGTTAAAGCACTGAGTGAAGAAATTGGTACTCCAGTTGACCGCTTATTAGAACAACTTGCTGAGGCTGGTATGCCTAAGTCTAGTTCAGACAACGTAACTGATGGTGAGAAGCAACGTCTTCTTTCCTTTTTACGTAAAGATCCTAGTGATAATGTAGGCACAGAGCCAACCCGCTTGACATTGCAGCGTAAAAAACGCAGTACACTGAGTGTCAATGCAGGCGGTGGTAAAAGTAAGAATATCCAGGTTGAAGTACGTAAAAAGCGTACTTACGTAAAGCGTGCAACAATCGAAGACGAAGCGAAACGTGAAGCTGAAGAAGCAGCGAAACGTGAAGCAGAAGAACAAGCGAAACGTGACGCAGAAGCTGCAGCACAACGTGAAGCCGAGGAAAAGGCAAAACGTGAAGCTGAAGAAAAAGCGAAACGTGAAGCAGAGCAAATGGCAAAACGTGAAGCGGAAGCAAAAGCAAAAACGGAACGTGAGCCCCAAGACCAAGCGAAACGTACGCAGACTGATGAGCAAAAAGCTCAGCAAGAAGCTGTCCGTCTAGAGACCGAAGAGCTGAAACGTCGTCAGGAAGAAGAAGCACAGCGCAAGGCAGAAGCGGAAGCCCAGCGTCAGCTTGAAGAAGCACGCAAACTAGCTGCACAAAACGCCGAGCGTTGGTCTGCCGATGAAGAGAAAAAAGGTGCTATGGAAGAGAAAACAGATTACCACTTAACAACTTCAACCTACGCTCGTGAAGCGGAAGATGAGGCTGATCGCCGTGAAGAAGGCACAGTAACTCGCCGCGCGGCTAAGAAAAAAATGTCCTCACGTGACGACCGTCAAGAACGTAACGCACGCTCTCGTAGTAAAGGTAAGGGCCGTAAAGGTCGTATGAACAAGCCTTCATCTATGCAGCATGGTTTTGATAAAACCGCGACTGTGGCCAAATCTGAAGTTGTTATCGGTGAAACTATCGTCGTATCTGAGTTAGCTCAGAAAATGTCGGTAAAAGGCACAGAAGTCATTAAAACAATGATGAAAATGGGCGCGATGGCGACCATTAACCAAGTGATTGACCAAGAAACAGCGCAATTAGTTGCTGAAGAAATGGGTCACAAAGTTATTCTAAGAAAAGAAAACGAATTAGAAGAAGCGATTCTTTCTGACCGTGATCAATCGGATGTTCAGTCAACTGAACCACGAGCGCCAGTTGTGACGATCATGGGCCACGTTGACCATGGTAAAACGTCAACACTTGACTACATTCGTCGTACTCACGTAGCAACGGGCGAAGCCGGTGGTATTACTCAGCACATTGGTGCTTACCATGTGAAAACTGAGACAGGTATGATTACCTTCTTAGATACTCCTGGACACGCGGCCTTTACCTCAATGCGTGCACGTGGTGCACAAGCGACGGATATCGTTGTCTTGGTTGTTGCGGCTGATGATGGTGTTATGCCTCAGACTATCGAAGCAGTTCAGCACGCGAAAGCGGCTGGCGTACCTTTGATTGTTGCGGTTAACAAAATCGATAAAGATGGCGCAAACCCAGATAACGTGAAGAACGAACTGGCTGCTTATGATGTTATTCCTGAAGAATGGGGCGGTGAGAACATGTTTGTTCACATCTCTGCTAAACAGGGAACCAACATCGAACAACTACTTGAAGCGATCTTGCTACAGGCGGAAGTATTAGAGCTGAAATCTGTCTCTGAAGGTATGGCTTCTGGTGTTGTGATTGAATCTCGTCTTGATAAAGGTCGTGGCCCAGTAGCAACGGTTCTTGTTCAGTCTGGTACTCTAAATAAAGGCGATATCGTTCTTTGTGGTCAAGAGTATGGTCGTGTTCGTGCGATGCGTGATGAACTGGGTGAAGAAATCACAGAAGCGGGTCCATCAATCCCAGTAGAAATACTCGGTTTGTCCGGTGTTCCTGCTGCAGGTGACGAAGCGACGGTTGTTCGTGACGAACGTAAAGCGCGCGAAGTGGCTAACTACCGTCAAGGTAAATTCCGTGAAGTGAAACTGGCTCGTCAGCAAAAAGCGAAACTAGAAAACATGTTCTCTAACATGACTTCTGGTGACGTAGCGGAATTGAACATCGTATTGAAAGCGGATGTTCAGGGTTCTGTTGAAGCGATTGCTGACTCACTACGTAAGCTATCTACTGATGAAGTGAAAGTGAATATCGTAGGTTCAGGTGTCGGTGGTATTACTGAAACGGATGCCGTGCTGGCAGCTGCATCTAATGCTATCGTTGTTGGTTTCAACGTGCGTGCTGATGCCTCTGCACGTCGTACTGTTGAAACAGAGAACTTGGATCTTCGTTACTACTCAATCATTTATCAATTGATCGACGAAGTGAAACAAGCAATGAGCGGCATGCTTGCTCCTGAGTTCCAACAGCAAATCATTGGTCTTGCGCAAGTTCGTGACGTATTTAAATCACCAAAAATTGGCTCGATTGCCGGTTGTATGGTGACTGAAGGTGTGATCAAGCGTAACAGCCCAATTCGTGTGCTACGTGAAAACGTGGTTATTTACGAAGGCGAGCTAGAATCACTACGTCGCTTTAAAGATGACGTTCAAGAAGTGAAGAATGGCTACGAATGTGGTATTGGCGTTAAGAACTACAATGATGTTCGCGTTGGTGACCAAATCGAAGTATTTGAAACTATTGAGATTAAACGTACGATTGATTAA